A section of the Corynebacterium tuberculostearicum genome encodes:
- a CDS encoding phospho-sugar mutase — protein MSKAAAVDYDYARTWAEHDPDPDTARQVMTWIEEGNTDELAAAFAGPLAFGTAGLRAAVGAGESRMNRAVVIRTTYGLISWLKQHVDTPVVAIGCDARHGSAQFQRDAAQVISAAGGKALVLPAQNPTPLTAFTVRSLKADAGIMVTASHNPPADNGYKVYLGGRIATGPAEGVQLVSPADAEIAAAIAAAPHADEVPLTTENIADVDTRAEYLDRAAQLVGAHTDVTIALTAMHGVGAALGEKLLTRCGFRVSLVPEQAQPDPDFPTVSFPNPEEPGALDLGIRHAEEIGADILIAYDPDADRCAAAVPTSSGTWRQLTGDETGALLGDYLARQGATGNFANSLVSSRLLGRIAAHYGLGHEETLTGFKWIARTPDLAFGYEEAIGFCPDPTAVRDKDGVATSVVLASLAAECKAAGTTLLERLEGIYATVGALYTQPLTFRVDDLSIIAQAMDKVASTPPTELAGSPVAKVEKFAQGSKFFTDNDDRVIVRPSGTEPKLKCYLESPDADRLDAIAADLRAYFGI, from the coding sequence ATGTCGAAGGCCGCCGCCGTGGATTATGACTACGCCCGCACCTGGGCCGAGCACGACCCCGATCCAGACACTGCCCGCCAAGTGATGACCTGGATTGAAGAGGGCAATACTGACGAGCTCGCCGCCGCCTTCGCCGGTCCCCTCGCCTTCGGCACCGCAGGCCTGCGCGCCGCCGTGGGCGCGGGCGAGTCTCGCATGAATCGCGCCGTAGTCATCCGCACCACCTATGGGCTTATCTCCTGGCTCAAACAGCACGTGGATACCCCAGTGGTAGCCATTGGTTGCGATGCCCGCCACGGCTCCGCGCAGTTCCAGCGCGATGCCGCACAGGTCATATCCGCGGCCGGTGGCAAGGCCTTGGTTCTGCCGGCGCAGAACCCTACCCCGCTGACCGCCTTCACGGTCCGCTCGCTCAAGGCGGATGCCGGAATTATGGTCACTGCCTCGCATAACCCGCCGGCCGATAATGGCTACAAGGTCTACCTGGGCGGCCGCATCGCCACTGGGCCGGCAGAAGGCGTACAGCTGGTCTCTCCCGCCGATGCCGAAATCGCCGCCGCCATCGCCGCGGCACCCCATGCCGATGAAGTCCCGCTAACCACCGAGAACATCGCGGACGTCGATACCCGCGCCGAGTACCTCGACCGCGCCGCGCAGCTCGTGGGCGCACATACCGATGTCACCATCGCGCTGACCGCCATGCACGGCGTCGGTGCTGCCTTGGGCGAAAAGCTCCTGACCCGCTGCGGGTTCCGCGTCTCGCTGGTTCCTGAGCAGGCCCAACCGGATCCCGATTTCCCCACCGTCTCTTTCCCCAACCCGGAAGAGCCTGGCGCCCTCGACTTGGGCATCCGCCACGCTGAGGAGATCGGCGCCGATATTCTTATCGCTTATGACCCGGATGCGGATCGCTGCGCCGCCGCTGTGCCCACGTCCTCAGGCACGTGGCGCCAGCTCACCGGCGATGAAACCGGCGCCCTTTTGGGCGATTACCTTGCCCGCCAGGGCGCGACAGGCAACTTCGCCAACTCACTCGTCTCCTCCCGCCTGCTCGGGCGCATCGCCGCCCACTATGGCCTCGGCCACGAAGAGACGCTCACCGGTTTCAAGTGGATCGCCCGCACCCCGGACCTCGCCTTTGGTTATGAGGAGGCCATTGGTTTCTGCCCCGACCCCACCGCTGTCCGCGACAAGGACGGCGTCGCTACCTCCGTAGTGCTCGCCAGCCTCGCGGCCGAGTGCAAGGCCGCAGGAACCACCTTGCTAGAGCGCCTGGAAGGCATCTACGCCACCGTGGGTGCCCTCTACACCCAGCCGCTGACCTTCCGCGTCGATGACCTCAGCATCATCGCCCAAGCGATGGATAAGGTCGCATCTACCCCGCCCACCGAACTGGCTGGCTCACCCGTGGCGAAGGTAGAGAAATTCGCCCAAGGATCCAAGTTCTTCACCGACAACGATGACCGTGTCATCGTGCGCCCCTCCGGTACCGAGCCGAAGCTGAAGTGCTACCTCGAATCCCCCGATGCCGACCGCCTCGATGCCATTGCGGCCGACCTGCGCGCCTACTTCGGGATTTAA
- the deoC gene encoding deoxyribose-phosphate aldolase, which yields MTSRTDVASIIDHTLLKPEATPDQFRALVNEAAELGTYSVCVSPSALPIEVPDSLHIATVVGFPSGAVKPEIKAAEAARAVADGAEEVDMVINIPLAIEGRAEDLQAEIQAVRDAIPGKVLKVIIESAALSDDAIVLACKAAAAAQADFVKTSTGFHPAGGASVHAVKLMRETVGDKLGVKASGGIRTAKDALAMIEAGATRLGLSSSAKILEEL from the coding sequence ATGACTTCCCGCACCGACGTTGCTTCCATCATCGACCACACCCTGCTCAAGCCGGAGGCCACCCCGGATCAGTTCCGCGCCTTGGTGAATGAGGCGGCCGAGCTGGGCACCTACTCCGTCTGCGTTTCCCCGTCCGCCCTGCCCATCGAGGTTCCTGATTCGCTGCACATTGCCACCGTCGTGGGCTTTCCTTCCGGCGCCGTGAAGCCGGAGATTAAGGCCGCTGAGGCGGCCCGCGCGGTTGCCGATGGCGCCGAAGAGGTGGACATGGTCATCAATATCCCGCTGGCCATCGAGGGCCGCGCCGAGGATCTGCAGGCCGAAATCCAGGCCGTGCGCGATGCCATCCCAGGCAAGGTACTCAAGGTCATCATCGAGTCTGCCGCGCTTTCCGACGACGCCATTGTCCTCGCCTGCAAGGCCGCCGCAGCCGCCCAAGCGGACTTTGTCAAGACCTCCACTGGTTTCCACCCGGCCGGCGGCGCCTCCGTACACGCCGTTAAGCTCATGCGCGAGACCGTAGGCGACAAGCTAGGCGTGAAGGCCTCTGGCGGCATCCGCACCGCCAAGGACGCCTTGGCCATGATTGAGGCCGGCGCAACCCGCCTGGGCCTGTCTTCCTCAGCCAAGATCCTCGAGGAGCTTTAA
- a CDS encoding MFS transporter, giving the protein MTSTHPTASPQDKRTGSAINPKVAVPILLFVFVFSLVIDNGFKTMTMPIAQALDISVKTASLQASLAGVIIGIGAVVYAALADSISIRKLMLTGVVLIAVGSLLAFAFSSFWPMVLTGRLIQTAGLAAAETLYVIYVTKHLSEADQKTYLGFSTAAFQAGLLIGALTSGFISTYVSWTAMFLIPLILILAIPPIIKLVPEDEAVEGHLDALGLLFIAVFATGLTMFMQEFNWAWLIFAFLGVVGFIIHIGDAKHPVVTPEFFTNGRYVWTILMVFFVYSTQMGFIFLLPFAAHDLHGMNIDKASLLMIPGYICAILIGIFSGKIGAVLSSRATIYTAFALVAGALVAAALFVQLHVAVLILAIVAFASGFALMYAPLVNTALRNITAAKSGIAIGFYNLTINIAIPLGIAYTAKLQDLTSYNTVLWILAAVAAIGIALYVVSDLKMARSESRLTR; this is encoded by the coding sequence GTGACGTCCACCCACCCCACCGCTTCCCCGCAGGACAAGCGGACAGGCTCCGCGATAAACCCCAAGGTTGCCGTACCTATCCTGCTCTTTGTCTTCGTCTTCTCGCTGGTTATTGATAACGGCTTTAAGACGATGACCATGCCGATCGCCCAGGCGCTGGACATCTCCGTTAAAACCGCCTCCCTCCAGGCTTCCCTCGCCGGCGTGATCATCGGCATCGGCGCCGTGGTCTACGCCGCGCTGGCGGATTCCATCTCCATCCGCAAGCTCATGCTCACCGGCGTTGTCCTCATCGCCGTGGGATCGCTTCTGGCCTTCGCCTTTTCCAGCTTCTGGCCCATGGTGCTTACCGGCCGCCTCATCCAGACTGCCGGCCTTGCTGCCGCGGAGACGCTGTATGTCATTTACGTGACCAAGCACTTGAGCGAGGCCGACCAAAAGACCTACCTCGGCTTTTCCACCGCAGCCTTCCAGGCGGGCCTGCTCATTGGCGCGTTGACCTCCGGCTTTATTTCCACCTATGTCTCATGGACGGCGATGTTTCTCATCCCGCTCATCCTTATCCTGGCCATCCCGCCGATCATCAAGCTGGTGCCAGAAGATGAGGCCGTGGAAGGCCACCTCGACGCCTTGGGCCTGTTATTCATCGCTGTCTTCGCCACCGGCCTGACCATGTTCATGCAGGAATTCAACTGGGCATGGCTCATCTTTGCTTTCCTTGGCGTCGTGGGGTTTATCATCCACATCGGCGACGCCAAGCACCCCGTGGTCACCCCGGAATTCTTTACTAATGGCCGCTACGTGTGGACCATCCTCATGGTCTTCTTTGTCTACTCCACCCAGATGGGCTTTATCTTCCTGCTGCCATTTGCCGCACATGACCTGCACGGCATGAACATCGATAAGGCCTCCCTGCTGATGATCCCGGGCTATATTTGCGCCATCCTCATCGGCATTTTCTCCGGCAAAATCGGTGCCGTTTTGTCCTCTCGCGCCACCATCTACACCGCCTTCGCCCTGGTCGCCGGCGCGCTAGTGGCGGCCGCGCTCTTTGTGCAGCTTCACGTCGCCGTACTCATTCTCGCCATCGTGGCCTTTGCCTCCGGCTTTGCGCTGATGTACGCCCCGCTGGTCAATACCGCGCTGCGCAATATCACCGCCGCCAAATCCGGCATCGCCATCGGCTTTTATAACCTGACCATCAATATCGCCATCCCACTGGGCATTGCCTATACGGCAAAGCTGCAGGACCTCACCAGCTATAACACCGTGTTGTGGATCCTCGCGGCCGTCGCCGCCATCGGTATTGCCCTGTACGTCGTCTCTGACCTCAAGATGGCCCGTTCCGAATCCCGCCTAACCCGCTAA
- the deoD gene encoding purine-nucleoside phosphorylase, with the protein MSATDIATPHINPQGAPIAETILLPGDPLRAKFIAENFLEDTVQFNGVRNMLGFTGTFNGKPISVMGSGMGIPSIGIYSWELIHNYGVKKLIRVGSIGAMQEDIELHDVIVASSASTDSNFLSQYNLPGSYAPTASWKLLKALVDQAEKQQAHIHVGNILSSDIFYNFDQSVNERWAHMGVLGVEMESAALYATAAEAGVDALGLFTVSDNLVHDTHLSAEERQTAFRTMIELALPLNALD; encoded by the coding sequence ATGTCCGCTACCGATATTGCCACCCCACACATCAATCCGCAGGGCGCGCCCATTGCGGAAACCATCCTCCTGCCCGGTGACCCACTGCGGGCGAAGTTCATCGCCGAGAACTTCCTGGAAGATACCGTCCAGTTCAACGGTGTGCGCAATATGCTGGGGTTTACCGGAACTTTTAACGGCAAGCCCATCTCCGTCATGGGCTCCGGCATGGGCATTCCCTCCATCGGCATCTACTCCTGGGAGCTCATCCACAACTACGGCGTAAAGAAGCTCATCCGTGTCGGTTCCATTGGCGCCATGCAGGAAGACATTGAGCTGCACGATGTCATCGTCGCATCCTCGGCCTCCACCGATTCCAACTTCTTGAGCCAGTACAACCTGCCGGGCAGCTACGCGCCCACCGCCTCGTGGAAGCTCCTCAAGGCTTTGGTGGATCAGGCCGAAAAGCAGCAGGCCCACATCCACGTGGGCAATATTTTGAGCTCGGATATCTTCTACAACTTTGACCAGAGCGTGAACGAGCGCTGGGCGCACATGGGTGTGCTCGGCGTAGAGATGGAATCCGCAGCGCTTTATGCCACCGCGGCTGAGGCCGGCGTCGATGCCCTGGGGCTTTTCACCGTCTCCGACAACTTGGTGCACGATACCCACCTCTCCGCGGAAGAGCGCCAGACCGCCTTCCGCACCATGATTGAACTCGCGCTTCCGCTCAACGCGCTCGACTAA
- the secE gene encoding preprotein translocase subunit SecE — protein sequence MSDEQQPKNSGASRPTGKRQLSGAATTSSADYADKHVVRVEDKNHDDTPGGGVAAFPGEVVSEMKKVVWPTAKEMLQYTLITFAFLIVLTVLVWGVDTLAGLGVEQVLSD from the coding sequence GTGAGCGATGAGCAGCAGCCGAAGAATTCGGGTGCATCGCGCCCGACCGGTAAGCGTCAGCTCTCTGGTGCGGCTACCACGTCCTCCGCGGACTACGCCGATAAGCACGTCGTCCGCGTCGAGGATAAGAACCACGATGACACCCCAGGTGGTGGCGTAGCCGCCTTCCCAGGCGAGGTCGTATCCGAGATGAAGAAGGTGGTGTGGCCTACCGCTAAGGAGATGCTGCAGTACACCCTCATTACCTTTGCGTTCCTTATCGTGCTGACCGTTTTGGTCTGGGGCGTTGACACCCTGGCTGGTCTCGGAGTTGAGCAGGTTCTCTCAGATTAG
- the nusG gene encoding transcription termination/antitermination protein NusG → MSDENNVETVGTSLEEAMQSNVQEQAAEHASSVEEAQQEDATPAAPAAEEAEGTAESTEAAGESADAAEPAATEAEAEGAAPEASEDESEDAAYRKRLRAFTRELKKQPGQWYIIQCYSGYENKVKTNLDMRAQTLEVEDSIFEVVVPIEQVLENKDGKKKIVKRKLLPGYVLVRAELNDAAWSVIRETPGVTSFVGNEGNATPVKTRDVAKFLMPNEAPSTKGDAAPNEAEGEQVVAMPEKEVAKKYAHDFEVGEAVTILSGPLAAVSATISEIDPETGKMQGLVSIFGRETPVELSPTEIERIS, encoded by the coding sequence ATGAGCGACGAGAATAACGTCGAAACCGTAGGCACCTCCCTGGAAGAGGCAATGCAGTCCAACGTGCAGGAGCAGGCGGCAGAGCACGCTAGCTCCGTGGAAGAAGCACAACAGGAAGACGCTACCCCAGCCGCTCCGGCAGCGGAGGAAGCTGAAGGAACGGCTGAGTCCACCGAGGCTGCAGGCGAGTCCGCCGACGCAGCGGAACCGGCAGCGACCGAAGCAGAGGCCGAGGGTGCAGCCCCTGAGGCCAGCGAAGACGAGTCCGAGGATGCCGCCTACCGCAAGCGCCTGCGCGCCTTTACCCGCGAACTGAAGAAGCAGCCGGGCCAGTGGTACATCATCCAGTGCTACTCCGGCTACGAAAACAAGGTAAAGACCAACCTGGACATGCGCGCCCAGACCCTCGAGGTAGAAGATTCCATCTTCGAGGTCGTTGTACCTATTGAGCAGGTCCTGGAGAACAAGGACGGCAAGAAGAAGATCGTGAAGCGCAAGCTGCTGCCGGGCTACGTCCTGGTCCGCGCTGAGCTTAACGACGCCGCATGGTCCGTCATCCGCGAAACCCCAGGCGTGACCTCCTTCGTGGGCAACGAGGGCAATGCCACCCCGGTTAAGACCCGCGACGTGGCTAAGTTCCTGATGCCCAACGAGGCGCCGTCCACCAAGGGCGATGCTGCACCGAACGAGGCAGAGGGCGAGCAGGTTGTGGCTATGCCGGAGAAGGAAGTGGCCAAGAAGTACGCGCACGATTTCGAGGTGGGCGAGGCCGTGACCATCCTGTCCGGCCCGCTGGCCGCCGTATCTGCGACCATTTCCGAGATCGACCCGGAGACCGGCAAGATGCAGGGCTTGGTATCCATCTTCGGCCGCGAGACCCCAGTGGAGCTGTCGCCGACCGAGATCGAGCGCATCTCCTAA
- the rplK gene encoding 50S ribosomal protein L11 — translation MAPKKKVSGFIKLQIEAGAANPAPPVGPALGAHGVNIMEFCKAYNAATENQRGNVVPVEITVYEDRSFDFKLKTPPAAKLLLKAAGIKKGSGVPHTDKVGSVSWDQCKEIAETKFADLNARDIENGARIIAGTARSMGITVDGAPEK, via the coding sequence ATGGCTCCTAAGAAGAAGGTATCCGGTTTCATCAAGCTGCAGATCGAGGCAGGCGCCGCTAACCCGGCACCGCCAGTTGGCCCGGCACTGGGTGCCCACGGCGTCAACATCATGGAGTTCTGCAAGGCTTATAACGCCGCTACCGAGAACCAGCGTGGCAACGTGGTTCCGGTTGAGATCACCGTCTACGAGGACCGTTCCTTCGACTTCAAGCTGAAGACCCCGCCGGCAGCTAAGCTGCTGCTGAAGGCCGCTGGCATCAAGAAGGGCTCCGGCGTCCCACACACCGACAAGGTCGGCTCTGTGTCTTGGGATCAGTGCAAGGAAATCGCAGAGACCAAGTTTGCGGACCTGAACGCACGTGACATCGAGAACGGCGCTCGCATCATCGCCGGTACCGCCCGCTCCATGGGCATCACCGTTGATGGCGCACCGGAGAAGTAA
- the rplA gene encoding 50S ribosomal protein L1: MSTKSKAYKAAAELVDKSRLYRPIEATKLAKETSSKNFDATVDVVFRLGVDPRKADQLVRGTVSLPNGTGKDVRVAVFAEGEKATAAQEAGADIVGTAELIEQINEGNIDFDVAIATPDQMAKVGRVARVLGPRGLMPNPKTGTVTADVAKAISEVKGGKISFRVDKAANLHAIIGKASFDAEKLAENYGALMDEIQRLKPSSAKGIYIKRATISTTSGPGIPVDGSVVKDYTA, encoded by the coding sequence ATGAGCACCAAGTCTAAGGCTTATAAGGCCGCTGCGGAACTGGTAGATAAGTCCCGCCTGTACCGTCCGATCGAGGCTACCAAGCTGGCCAAGGAGACCTCCTCCAAGAACTTCGACGCCACCGTTGACGTCGTCTTCCGCCTGGGCGTTGACCCGCGCAAGGCTGACCAGCTGGTTCGCGGCACCGTTTCCCTGCCTAACGGCACCGGTAAGGACGTTCGCGTTGCTGTCTTCGCTGAGGGCGAGAAGGCTACCGCCGCTCAGGAAGCTGGCGCTGACATCGTTGGCACCGCTGAACTGATCGAGCAGATCAACGAGGGCAACATCGATTTCGACGTTGCTATCGCTACCCCGGATCAGATGGCCAAGGTTGGCCGCGTTGCTCGCGTCCTGGGCCCACGTGGTCTGATGCCGAACCCGAAGACCGGCACCGTTACCGCAGACGTTGCTAAGGCAATCTCTGAGGTTAAGGGCGGCAAGATCTCCTTCCGTGTTGATAAGGCTGCTAACCTGCACGCCATCATCGGCAAGGCATCCTTCGATGCTGAGAAGCTGGCTGAGAACTACGGCGCCCTCATGGACGAGATCCAGCGCCTGAAGCCTTCTTCCGCTAAGGGCATCTACATCAAGCGCGCTACCATCTCCACCACCTCCGGCCCGGGCATCCCGGTTGACGGTTCCGTGGTCAAGGATTACACCGCGTAA
- a CDS encoding Y4yA family PLP-dependent enzyme: MTTTPVEPLSVHGTVPLRARWERWMRELVENPQHVSALTSRYGSPVNVLNSAPLRHNAQELLNAGASHDVETQVFFARKANKALCFVDAARDAGLGVDVASENELRQVLDRGVAPERIILSAAIKTDGLLRLAVSRGVTISCDSRAESQRIAAIAQALETTAHVAPRLAPDPDSLPPTRFGERLPAWRQAEWPQELRVVGVHVHLHGYSEADRRAALAEAIALVEHLRALGQPASFIDIGGGVPMSYLESREQWENYLERIASQRAGTGEPFTWKADPLSNTYPFWQEPTRGQWLDQLLSGEVRGYSTAGTALRERNIALHLEPGRSLLDGCGVILTEVSFLKERSDGLPLIGVAMNRTQCRTAADDILLDPLLVPTAGPVEEISREPRTGFVVGAYCIEDEVILRRELDFPDGIAVGDTLAIPNTAGYFMHILESASHQIPLARNVYYDGGDWVPDDIDAV, from the coding sequence ATGACCACCACCCCTGTAGAACCCCTATCCGTCCACGGCACCGTCCCCTTGCGAGCCCGGTGGGAACGGTGGATGCGTGAGCTTGTCGAAAACCCGCAGCACGTCAGCGCATTGACCTCGCGCTACGGTTCGCCGGTGAACGTGTTGAATTCCGCGCCGTTGCGCCACAATGCCCAGGAGTTGCTCAATGCGGGCGCTTCCCACGACGTGGAGACTCAGGTGTTTTTCGCACGAAAGGCTAATAAGGCGCTGTGTTTTGTCGATGCTGCGCGCGATGCCGGGCTCGGGGTGGATGTAGCCAGCGAGAACGAGCTCCGCCAAGTGCTCGACCGCGGTGTCGCCCCCGAGCGCATCATCCTCAGCGCCGCTATCAAAACAGATGGCTTGCTCCGCCTCGCGGTTTCGCGGGGAGTTACTATCTCTTGTGATTCTCGCGCCGAATCCCAGCGCATCGCCGCCATCGCGCAGGCTTTAGAAACCACCGCCCACGTGGCGCCACGCCTCGCTCCAGATCCGGACTCCCTACCTCCCACCCGCTTCGGGGAAAGGCTGCCGGCATGGCGGCAAGCCGAGTGGCCACAGGAGCTTCGTGTTGTGGGCGTCCACGTGCACCTGCATGGCTATAGCGAGGCCGACCGCCGAGCCGCCCTTGCAGAGGCTATTGCGTTAGTTGAGCACTTACGCGCGTTGGGCCAGCCCGCTAGTTTCATCGATATCGGCGGCGGTGTGCCCATGAGCTACCTGGAATCCCGCGAGCAGTGGGAGAATTACCTCGAGCGCATCGCGTCCCAACGTGCTGGTACCGGTGAACCATTCACGTGGAAAGCGGATCCGCTGTCCAATACTTACCCCTTCTGGCAGGAGCCGACCCGCGGTCAGTGGCTGGACCAGCTCCTCTCCGGTGAGGTCCGCGGCTACAGCACCGCTGGCACGGCGCTGCGCGAGCGGAACATCGCACTTCACCTGGAGCCCGGCCGCAGCCTCCTCGACGGCTGCGGAGTCATCCTCACCGAGGTGAGCTTCCTCAAAGAACGCTCTGATGGCCTGCCCCTTATCGGCGTGGCGATGAATCGCACCCAGTGCCGGACCGCCGCAGATGACATCCTGCTCGACCCTCTCTTAGTACCTACGGCCGGCCCAGTAGAGGAAATCTCCCGCGAGCCACGCACCGGCTTTGTGGTGGGTGCCTATTGCATTGAAGACGAGGTTATCCTGCGCCGCGAACTGGACTTCCCGGATGGCATTGCCGTAGGAGATACCCTCGCCATTCCGAATACAGCCGGATATTTTATGCACATCCTGGAGTCTGCTTCGCACCAAATTCCTTTGGCACGCAACGTCTACTACGACGGCGGCGATTGGGTGCCAGACGATATTGACGCCGTGTAG
- a CDS encoding FAD/NAD(P)-binding protein — protein sequence MTSPRPARRIAIIGGGPRGLWAVEELIERARVPLDVTVFDPYPAGAGAVYRPQQPPQWRLNVNCAIVTTAHDNFNAWRTRRGEHTTDAFPPRAQVGQFLADTWSAAVRRAPAHVRIRHLPHRVTEVSVEGKGFVVDDAPFDEVLVCTGHDHLHAGSLAYEASCVPVTGLYFGADLPSSARRIGVRGAALSFIDVCLLYGDTAETIYPVSRSGRFMEVKPSPETPLPEVSPRWRQACAHIDNAAELREILIGAASEFGNFSTAELGAVIDGQDFTGDAVAELEASLRAAEGTGPLTPAAAVGAAFRGVFQECVDWHKAHGPMPGFRELSRTLERVAFGPPPVTARRLLELIHSGVVNTDYLGTPGQIDSWREKGGVDLLIDATVAPQATPSPFHDVAGVVEIGRMNELSLPGHDSLNRSVHDDIPRWAEKVGNP from the coding sequence GTGACTTCTCCTCGTCCTGCCCGCCGCATTGCCATCATTGGAGGTGGACCGCGCGGCCTGTGGGCCGTCGAGGAACTCATCGAGCGCGCCCGCGTTCCACTCGATGTCACCGTCTTTGACCCCTACCCCGCCGGTGCGGGCGCCGTCTACCGTCCGCAGCAGCCACCGCAGTGGCGCCTCAACGTCAACTGCGCCATCGTCACTACGGCCCACGATAATTTCAACGCCTGGCGCACCCGCCGCGGCGAACACACCACCGATGCCTTCCCACCGCGGGCCCAGGTGGGCCAATTCCTCGCCGATACCTGGTCCGCCGCAGTACGCCGCGCGCCGGCCCACGTTCGCATCCGGCACCTGCCGCACCGCGTGACCGAGGTGAGCGTCGAAGGAAAAGGGTTCGTAGTCGATGACGCCCCCTTTGACGAGGTTCTAGTCTGCACCGGCCACGACCATCTCCACGCCGGTTCCTTGGCCTATGAGGCCTCGTGCGTACCAGTCACCGGTCTCTACTTCGGTGCCGATCTACCGAGCTCCGCACGGCGGATCGGCGTACGCGGTGCCGCCTTAAGCTTCATCGATGTATGCCTGCTATATGGCGATACCGCCGAAACCATCTACCCGGTTAGCCGCAGTGGGCGCTTCATGGAGGTAAAGCCCTCCCCAGAGACACCGCTGCCGGAGGTGTCACCACGGTGGCGGCAGGCCTGCGCGCACATCGACAACGCCGCGGAGCTGCGTGAGATCCTCATTGGGGCTGCAAGCGAATTCGGTAACTTCTCAACTGCAGAACTCGGCGCCGTTATCGACGGTCAGGATTTCACCGGCGATGCCGTCGCTGAGCTCGAGGCTTCCCTCCGTGCGGCCGAAGGTACCGGTCCGCTCACCCCGGCCGCGGCCGTGGGTGCGGCGTTTCGTGGGGTATTCCAAGAGTGCGTCGATTGGCACAAGGCGCATGGCCCCATGCCCGGCTTCCGCGAGCTTTCACGCACCCTTGAGCGCGTGGCTTTTGGTCCGCCACCGGTCACAGCTAGGCGCCTGCTCGAGTTGATCCACTCCGGTGTGGTGAATACCGACTACCTAGGCACGCCTGGGCAGATAGATTCTTGGCGGGAAAAAGGCGGCGTGGACCTGCTTATCGACGCCACCGTTGCTCCCCAAGCCACCCCCTCCCCCTTCCACGACGTTGCTGGCGTGGTGGAAATTGGCCGGATGAATGAGCTCTCCCTGCCCGGCCATGACTCCCTTAACCGTTCCGTGCACGATGACATCCCCCGCTGGGCGGAGAAAGTAGGAAACCCATGA
- a CDS encoding pyridoxal-phosphate dependent enzyme: MGPMMSPRIHSQAHPPIGNTPLMRVEAISPRPDVHLYLKLEQFNLGGSAKDRTARALIQAALAAGDIRPGSTLVESSSGNLGMALARQAPLQGMKFHCVVDPRVNASTVATMRAYGAHVELLDHPDPETGDWLTARRTRVAELLEEIPDSFNLNQYSNEAAFHAHAEGTMTEILDQLGQAPSHLLVAMSTTGTLGGCVRKLSELGADAHTIGVDAEGSVLFGGERGTRMLPGYGAGIVTELSTKFSPSSVERVPDLDAIVAARQLAQAEGLLPGASGGAVIAAFQRLAPSLPAGAEVVAVLHDAGQPYLDTIYNDSWVCENFDISPAELAAHIEGSAQ; the protein is encoded by the coding sequence ATGGGGCCAATGATGAGCCCCAGGATTCATTCTCAAGCGCACCCGCCCATTGGCAATACCCCACTCATGCGAGTGGAGGCGATTAGTCCCCGGCCGGATGTCCACCTCTATCTCAAACTCGAACAATTCAACCTTGGCGGTTCTGCAAAAGACCGGACGGCACGAGCACTGATCCAGGCGGCGCTTGCAGCCGGCGATATTCGCCCAGGTTCGACGCTGGTGGAATCTTCCTCCGGCAACCTGGGCATGGCGCTAGCTCGCCAGGCCCCGCTCCAGGGGATGAAGTTCCATTGCGTGGTGGATCCGCGGGTCAACGCCTCCACGGTGGCTACCATGCGGGCCTACGGCGCACACGTGGAATTGCTCGACCACCCCGATCCAGAAACCGGCGATTGGCTCACCGCCCGCCGCACCCGCGTGGCCGAGCTTTTGGAAGAGATCCCTGATTCTTTCAACCTCAACCAGTACTCCAATGAAGCCGCCTTCCACGCCCACGCGGAAGGCACCATGACGGAGATTCTGGACCAGCTCGGCCAGGCACCCAGCCACCTGCTCGTGGCCATGAGCACCACCGGAACCCTGGGCGGCTGCGTACGCAAGCTCTCCGAGTTGGGCGCCGACGCTCACACAATCGGCGTTGATGCCGAAGGCTCCGTGCTCTTTGGTGGTGAGCGCGGCACCCGCATGTTGCCCGGCTACGGCGCAGGTATCGTGACCGAGCTATCCACCAAGTTTTCGCCTTCTTCCGTGGAGCGAGTTCCGGATCTCGATGCCATCGTTGCCGCCCGACAGCTCGCTCAAGCAGAAGGCCTGCTGCCTGGCGCTTCCGGCGGTGCCGTCATCGCCGCCTTCCAACGCCTCGCGCCCTCCCTGCCGGCAGGGGCCGAAGTGGTTGCCGTGCTGCACGACGCCGGCCAGCCTTACCTCGACACCATCTATAACGACTCCTGGGTGTGCGAAAACTTCGACATTTCGCCCGCTGAACTTGCCGCGCACATCGAGGGGTCGGCGCAGTGA